In the genome of bacterium BMS3Abin14, one region contains:
- the ttrB_2 gene encoding tetrathionate reductase subunit B precursor: MKDSSRRGFLRAAIGVTIVGATSSVLSLFAPGKLKTALAATDMQPGGFPDGYNPFDHLYSYVINLKKCIGCGSCVRACKMENDVPDGFYRTWVERYQKGHDRPAEIDSPDGGLYGFPSSTAGTEGVSKAYYVPKMCNHCVQTPCVQVCPFSASYYAPDGLVLVDGERCMGCGYCVQACPYASRFLNPKTHTADKCTWCYHRISRGLRPACVQACPTGTRMFGDVKDPYDPVRHIIDSDRIGVLQPHMLTKPKCYYIGLDKEVR, encoded by the coding sequence ATGAAAGATTCAAGTAGACGAGGTTTCCTGCGGGCAGCGATAGGTGTCACCATTGTCGGGGCCACATCATCCGTGCTTTCCCTGTTTGCTCCCGGGAAGCTTAAAACTGCATTGGCGGCGACCGATATGCAGCCTGGAGGTTTTCCCGATGGGTATAATCCGTTTGACCATCTGTATTCTTACGTCATAAACCTGAAAAAATGCATCGGCTGCGGATCCTGCGTCCGGGCATGCAAGATGGAGAATGATGTGCCCGACGGTTTCTACCGGACATGGGTTGAGCGTTACCAGAAGGGTCATGACCGGCCGGCCGAGATAGATTCCCCCGATGGAGGCCTTTACGGGTTTCCCTCCAGCACGGCCGGCACCGAGGGCGTATCAAAGGCCTATTATGTTCCAAAAATGTGTAATCACTGCGTCCAGACCCCATGTGTCCAGGTCTGCCCATTCAGCGCGTCTTACTACGCTCCCGATGGTCTGGTTCTCGTAGATGGCGAACGGTGCATGGGGTGCGGCTACTGCGTCCAGGCCTGTCCCTATGCCAGCCGTTTCCTCAACCCCAAAACTCACACTGCCGACAAGTGTACCTGGTGTTATCATCGTATTTCCAGGGGGTTGAGACCGGCCTGCGTCCAGGCCTGTCCCACGGGCACCAGGATGTTCGGCGATGTCAAGGACCCCTATGACCCCGTGAGGCATATTATTGACAGTGACAGGATCGGTGTTCTCCAGCCGCATATGCTGACTAAACCGAAATGCTACTATATCGGGCTAGACAAGGAGGTCCGCTGA